Proteins encoded in a region of the Phacochoerus africanus isolate WHEZ1 chromosome 8, ROS_Pafr_v1, whole genome shotgun sequence genome:
- the TSHZ3 gene encoding teashirt homolog 3, with protein sequence MPRRKQQAPRRAAAYVSDELKAAALVDEDLDPEESPADGEPSAKYMCPDKELSKTCPSYQNSPAAEFSSHEMDSESHISETSDRMADFESGSIKNEEETKEVAVPLEDTTVSDSLEQMKAVYNNFLSNSYWSNLTLNLHQPSSEKNNGSSSSSSSSSSSCGSGSFDWHQSAMAKTLQQVSQSRMLPEPSLFSTVQLYRQSSKLYGSIFTGASKFRCKDCSAAYDTLVELTVHMNETGHYRDDNHETDNNNPKRWSKPRKRSLLEMEGKEDAQKVLKCMYCGHSFESLQDLSVHMIKTKHYQKVPLKEPVTPVAAKIIPAARKKASLELELPSSPDSTGGTPKAALADTNDVLQKNSNPYITPNNRYGHQNGASYAWHFEARKSQILKCMECGSSHDTLQELTAHMMVTGHFIKVTNSAMKKGKPIMETPVTPSITTLLDEKVQSVPLAATTFTSPSNTPASTSPKLIAEVKKEADKEKGVAEEKPKEKEKACEEEEKYDISSKYHYLTENDLEESPKGGLDILKSLENTVTSAINKAQNGTPSWGGYPSIHAAYQLPNMMKLSLGSAGKSGPLKPMYGNSDIVSPSKSQTLVSPPSSQTSPMPKTNFHAMEELVKKVTEKVAKVEEKMKEPEGKLSPPKRATPSPCSSDVSEPIKMEASSDGGFKSQEDSPSPQREGCKDGSPPAEPLENGKDLAKPMSSGLSSSTAIITDHPPEQPFVNPLSALQSVMNIHLGKAAKPSLPALDPMSMLFKMSNSLAEKAAVATPPPLQSKKADHLDRYFYHVNNDQPIDLTKGKNDKGGSLGSVLLSPTSTSPATSSSTATTAKTSAVVSFMSSSPLRENALSDISDMLKNLTESHASKSSTPSSISEKSDMDGATLEEAEEATPAQKRKGRQSNWNPQHLLILQAQFAASLRQTSEGKYVMSDLSPQERMHISRFTGLSMTTISHWLANVKYQLRRTGGTKFLKNLDTGHPVFFCNDCASQIRTPSTYISHLESHLGFRLRDLSKLSTEQIHNQIAQTKSPSEKLGTSSPEEDLGTSYQCKLCNRTFASKHAVKLHLSKTHGKSPEDHLLYVSELEKQ encoded by the coding sequence CCTACGTCTCAGATGAGTTAAAGGCTGCGGCGCTGGTAGACGAAGATCTAGACCCAGAAGAGAGCCCGGCAGATGGGGAGCCCTCGGCCAAGTACATGTGCCCGGACAAGGAACTCAGCAAGACCTGCCCCAGCTACCAGAACTCCCCGGCGGCTGAGTTCTCCAGCCATGAGATGGACAGCGAGTCCCACATCAGTGAGACCAGTGACCGGATGGCTGACTTCGAGAGCGGCTCCATCAAGAACGAAGAGGAGACGAAGGAGGTGGCGGTCCCGCTGGAAGACACAACCGTGTCGGACAGCCTGGAGCAGATGAAGGCCGTGTACAACAACTTCCTGTCCAACTCCTACTGGTCCAACCTCACCCTCAACCTGCACCAGCCCTCCTCCGAGAAGAACaacggcagcagcagcagcagcagcagtagcagcagcagctgcgGCAGCGGGAGCTTCGACTGGCATCAGAGCGCCATGGCCAAGACCCTGCAGCAGGTGTCCCAGAGCCGCATGCTGCCAGAGCCCAGCCTGTTCAGCACGGTGCAGCTTTACCGGCAAAGCAGCAAGCTCTACGGCTCCATCTTCACCGGGGCCAGCAAGTTCCGCTGCAAGGACTGCAGTGCCGCCTACGACACCCTGGTGGAGTTGACGGTGCACATGAACGAGACGGGGCATTACCGCGATGACAACCACGAGACCGACAACAACAACCCCAAGCGCTGGTCCAAGCCTCGCAAACGCTCACTGCTGGagatggaagggaaggaggaCGCCCAGAAGGTGTTGAAGTGCATGTACTGCGGCCACTCATTCGAGTCTCTCCAGGACCTGAGCGTCCATATGATCAAAACGAAACACTACCAAAAAGTGCCTCTGAAGGAACCCGTCACTCCCGTCGCCGCCAAAATCATCCCCGCCGCTCGGAAGAAGGCGtcgctggagctggagctgcccagCTCCCCGGACTCCACCGGCGGCACCCCCAAAGCTGCCCTGGCCGACACGAACGACGTGCTTCAGAAGAACTCCAACCCGTACATCACGCCAAATAACCGCTACGGCCACCAGAACGGGGCCAGCTACGCCTGGCACTTCGAGGCCCGCAAGTCCCAGATCCTCAAGTGCATGGAGTGCGGCAGCTCGCACGACACGCTGCAGGAGCTCACGGCCCACATGATGGTGACCGGCCACTTCATCAAGGTCACCAACTCGGCCATGAAGAAGGGGAAGCCCATCATGGAGACGCCCGTAACGCCCAGCATCACCACCCTGCTGGACGAGAAGGTCCAGTCCGTGCCCCTGGCCGCCACCACCTTCACGTCCCCCTCCAACACGCCCGCCAGCACCTCCCCGAAACTCATCGCCGAGGTCAAGAAGGAGGCGGACAAGGAGAAGGGGGTCGCCGAGGAGAAGcccaaggagaaggagaaggcctgtgaggaggaggagaaatatgACATCTCCTCCAAGTACCACTATTTGACGGAGAATGACTTGGAAGAGAGTCCCAAGGGGGGACTCGACATCCTCAAGTCCCTGGAGAACACAGTGACGTCGGCAATCAACAAGGCCCAGAACGGCACCCCCAGCTGGGGGGGCTACCCCAGCATCCACGCCGCCTACCAGCTCCCCAACATGATGAAGCTGTCTCTGGGCTCCGCGGGGAAGAGTGGGCCCCTGAAGCCCATGTATGGCAACAGCGACATCGTGTCCCCCAGCAAGAGCCAGACCCTGGTCTCTCCACCCAGCAGCCAGACCTCCCCCATGCCCAAGACCAACTTCCATGCCATGGAGGAGCTGGTGAAAAAAGTCACCGAGAAAGTTGCCAAAGTCGAGGAGAAAATGAAGGAGCCCGAGGGCAAGCTGTCCCCGCCCAAGCGGGCCACCCCGTCCCCGTGCAGCAGCGATGTCAGCGAGCCCATCAAGATGGAGGCATCCAGCGACGGGGGCTTCAAGAGCCAGGAGgacagccccagcccccagcggGAGGGCTGCAAGGACGGGAGCCCCCCCGCAGAGCCGCTGGAGAATGGCAAGGACCTGGCGAAGCCCATGAGCAGCGGCTTGAGCAGCAGCACGGCCATCATCACCGACCACCCGCCCGAACAGCCCTTCGTCAACCCTCTGAGTGCCCTCCAGTCGGTCATGAACATCCACCTGGGCAAGGCCGCCAAGCCCTCCCTGCCCGCCCTGGACCCCATGAGCATGCTGTTCAAGATGAGCAACAGCCTGGCCGAGAAGGCGGCCGTGGCCACCCCGCCGCCCCTGCAGTCCAAGAAGGCGGACCACCTGGACCGCTATTTCTACCACGTCAACAACGACCAGCCCATCGACTTGACGAAAGGCAAGAATGACAAAGGCGGCTCTTTGGGCTCCGTGCTTTTGTCACCCACGTCCACATCCCcggccacctcctcctccacagcGACCACGGCAAAGACCTCCGCCGTCGTCTCGTTCATGTCAAGCTCTCCGCTCCGCGAGAACGCCCTGTCCGATATATCGGACATGCTGAAGAACTTGACCGAGAGCCACGCGTCCAAGTCCTCCACCCCTTCCAGCATCTCCGAGAAGTCGGACATGGACGGCGCCACCctggaggaggctgaggaggcGACGCCTGCGCAGAAGAGGAAGGGCCGCCAGTCTAACTGGAACCCCCAGCACCTGCTGATCCTCCAGGCCCAGTTCGCCGCTAGCCTCCGGCAGACCTCGGAGGGCAAGTACGTCATGTCGGACCTGAGCCCCCAGGAACGCATGCACATCTCCCGGTTCACCGGGCTCTCCATGACCACCATCAGCCACTGGCTGGCCAACGTCAAGTACCAGCTGCGAAGGACAGGTGGAAcaaagttcctcaaaaacttgGACACTGGCCACCCCGTGTTCTTTTGCAATGACTGCGCATCACAAATCAGGACTCCCTCCACCTACATCAGCCACCTCGAGTCCCACCTGGGCTTCCGGCTACGGGATTTGTCCAAACTGTCCACTGAACAGATTCACAATCAGATAGCACAAACCAAGTCACCGTCGGAAAAACTGGGGACGTCCTCCCCGGAGGAGGACCTGGGGACCTCCTACCAGTGCAAACTCTGCAATCGGACCTTTGCGAGCAAGCATGCGGTTAAACTTCACCTCAGCAAAACACACGGGAAGTCCCCCGAGGATCACCTCCTGTACGTTTCCGAGCTAGAGAAGCAGTAG